A stretch of DNA from Flavivirga spongiicola:
ATTAATTTATTATTATGAAAAAGAAACTTGTTTTAGTTTTACTGTCTATGATTCCTTTTCTAAATTTTGCTCAGAATGATAGAGCCATTTGGGTTAATGAAATGGTGAAAATGGCAGATCCTGTTTTAGTTTCATTAAGTGAAGGAAAACTTAAAGAAAACATGCCTACCGAACAGTCTAGTTTTGAATATGGAGACCGGAGTTCTTTTGCGCATTTAGAAGCTTTTGGTAGATTAATGGCGGGTATGGCACCATGGTTGGAGTTAGGCAAAGATTCTACAGATGAAGGCCAATTAAGAAAGAAATATATTGAGTTAACACATAAAGCAATTCGTAATGCCGTAGATCCAGAGTCTAGTGATTATATGAATTTTTCTAATGGAAATCAGCCTTTAGTTGATGTTGCTTTTTTAGCACAAGCCTTTATAAGGGCTCCAAATGAAATGTGGGAACCATTGGATGATGATACCAAAAGGATGGTGATTGAGGCATTCAAAAAATCCAGAACAATTTCAGATATTCCGTATAATAATTGGTTATTGTTTGCGGCATCAGTAGAAGCATTTATGATAAAATTTACAGATGATGCAGATTACGTAAGAATAGAATACGCACTACAAAAACATATGGAATGGTATGTTGGTGATGGATTATACGCAGATGGTAAATATTATCATTGGGATTATTACAATTCGTTTGTTATTCATCCAATGCTGATTGATATTTTAAGTGTACTTCAAGGAACAAAGTATAGGCTTAAATCGTTAAACGAAACAGTTTTGAAAAGGGCGCAACGTTATGGTGAAATATTGGAAAGACAAATATCCCCAATAGGAACATTTCCTATAGTAGGAAGATCAACAGTGTATAGATTTGGAGTATTCCAAGCCTTATCTCAATTAGTTTTATTAGAAAAACTTCCTGTTAAACTATCAGAAGGGCAAGTGAGATCGGGTTTAACGGCTGTTTTAAAAAAGTTGCAAAATGCAAAAGGACTATATGATAAAAACGGTTGGTTGCAAATTGGAGTTTTTGGTCATCAACCAGATATGGCAGAACCTTATATTTCCACAGGAAGTTTATATTTAACGTCATTAGGTTTTTTATCTTTGGGACTTCCGGAGCATCATTCGTTTTGGACTGCAGCTCCTGAGGATTGGACTAGTGTTAAAATATGGGGAGGAAACCCTTCAGTTAAGCGAGATAAATATTCAAACTAGTGAAAGTTTTCAATTGACTTTGTTATAGATGAAGAAAAATAAAATAACAATTCACGATATTTCTAAACACATAAGAGTTGATAGTTCCGCAACGTCAAGAGCCTTAAATGATAGTGTGCGCGTTTCAAAAAAAACAAAGACTCTGATTTTAAATACAACGTCTGAAATGGGATATCAACGTAATTTGTTAGCATCAAACCTACGTAAAAGAGTTACAAATACTATAGGTGTTGTTCCTGGAATATCACGTCATTTCTTTTTTAATTGAACGCCAATCATCAAAAAAATGAAATTAAAAAAATATATAGCTTTAATGCTTTTTTGTTTATTTATTGGTTTTGTTTTTAGCCAAGATCAAGAGCAGGGAATTAACTATAAAGCCTTAAAATTTAAGAACTTTTCTTTAAAAGAAGGATTGTCTCAAAGTTCTGTGCTTTGTATTTTACAAGATAAAAAAGGGTTTTTGTGGTTTGGAACACGTGATGGTTTAAATAAATACGATGGAAATGAGTTTAAGGTTTTTAGGCACAATTCTCAAGACAGCACAAGTTTAAGTCATAATTTTATTAAGGCATTGTATGAGGATATAAAAGGGAATTTATGGGTCGGTACTATTGATGGTCTTAACAAGTTTAATCCAGAAACAAATTCATTTGAACGCTATGTAATTAAAACAGAAAAAAAAGGCTTAGATAATTTTGAGGTTTGGAGCATTGTTGAAGATAAAGAAGCGTATTTGTGGTTAGGCACTAGCTTAGGAATAAAAAAAATTGATACTAAAGAGGGTGTCTTTGTTAAAGCTGTTTATGATGAATCTGATAAAAAATTGTTTACCACGCCAACGAGATCTCTATTAATTACTCACAACAATGAATTATGGATAAAAACTACAGAACATATTGGAGCATACAATTTAAAAACACAGGTAGCCAAGTATTATCCTTACCCGGATAATTCTGTAACAGAACTTAATAAAAGTAATGTTTCAGCACTTTACCAAGATAAGAAAAACAACATTTGGTTAGGTTTTAAAAACGGACTGGCGCTTTTAAATAAGGAAATAGATTCGTTTGAGTTTTTTAGTTTGAAATCTAAAAAAAATAAAGCGATTAAAGATCATGTTCGTAGTATATGTGAAGATTATTTAGGAATCTTTGGATTGGAACATACAATGGACTTTATGTTTAAATCAAAATAAAAATTCATTGTCTGGATAATCATATACTCTATTGAGCAAAGGATTGGAAATCTGGTGTCATTGATTTAGTCAGTTCGGATAAAAGGCTGTCTTTCTGAATTCCTTATAGAAGTTATTATCATTGTCTTCTTGTTCTCTTCTTTCGTTCATTGTTCGTCTTCATGAAGCAAAATCATTAGAGAAGGTTCTCCTTCATATTCAGTGCGATAGTTGTTGCCTCGTAATTAGTTCTATGTCTTGTGAGGTTTTTTGCCGATTACTTTTTTCCGCATCCGAAAAAATGAAAACATTATTATCAATATTAAAATTCGGTTCATTGGGAGTTCTTCTGTAAATGTTTGCCAATGCAAAGATAATGTTCCGTTTCAATAAACATTTATCGATTGTTATCCTGTCCGTGTCGCAGACTGGAACGAAGTTAGTTGAATTTTTTTTCAAAGTCAAGATTAAAAAAGTATTTTTTTAGATAAAAATTGTGTTGCTAACAAAAGATATTTAAGATTAGTTGTCTTCCTCTGGAAATGTAATATGCTGATAAGCTCCCAAATCTGGAGCCCCCGTTCTATTCACATTCAAAATATCAAAAGGAACTTGAGTGGCAGAAGCCGGAAGCCCTTTGTTAATGGCAGCAGATCCATCACCAATAATGAGCATATTAGCATCAGTATCCTTAAAATTAGGATCTTCATTAAAAATATTACCTTCATAATGATTGGTATCATTTAAATCATAATTAGGCCCAGAAAAGTTGTTGTTTCTATCTTCAAAACGAATTAAGCAGTTCGTGAATTTAAAATTAAATACCACAGCATCATCTTCAATTTCATCAAGTAAAATTTCGGGATTATCATTTCCGTAGATAATACAGTTATTAAAATTAGCTTCGGTTAAATCTGCAATGGTCGCATTGTTATCTTCATCTAACACAAAATTATTAATTAAAACAGAAGGGAATTGTCTAAATCCATTATTCCAATAGTTTGCAATGGTACTATGTGTAAAGTTATATTTACCGCCTAAAGTTCCTGCAAATGATACTAATCCTGTATTATTGATAACTATATTTTCACCAGCAATGGAAGTGTTTCTTCCAAAAATACCGTAATTACTGGAATTATAAATTTGTGAATTGGTTATAGTTAGTTTGTCTGAAATAGCATTTGGATTACCATCACATAAGATACCAACTGATGCATTTTTAATGGTGGCGTAGTTTACCGAATTATTGATACTACCATCCAATAACCAAATGGTGCCCCATTGTCCCGGTGTATTAGCAAAATTGGGTTCTAAACGATCGCCTTCAAAAATGACTTCGTTTTCTAATAGATCTTGATCGTTACTAAACGCGCCATTAACTTGTAATGACCCATTATTAGATACGATGATTCCCGAATTGTTATGAAAATGTATTCTGGCTCCTGCATCAATAGTTAAGGTTTCTCCGTTTGGTACGGTGGCAAAACCATAAATAACATAAGGCTTTTCATTTGTAAAAGTAAGCTCTGTAGGTAGTAATTCGCGTCCTTGTAATTCGGTTTCAATTAATTCACCAGCAATATCAAGTGTTAAGGTTTCAACGACTTTTGTCGTGTTATCCCGATTAGGATAAATAAATACGGCATCTTGTACTAAGGTAACAAGTTCTACTTTCTGAAGGTTTGAATTAGCATCAAACTCAATTTGATCGGTATATAAAAAATTGCCGTCAGGGTTTGGGAAATTATTAATATCTATGGTCGATTCAATAAAAATAAATAAGCTATCCTTGGCTAATATTTCTACATTTTCAAAAATTTCACCAGCAACACCGTCTACATTTAATCTGTAATTGGAAGATTGACCTAAGGCTAACCTTAGTGAAGGTATAGAAATATCATCATTACTTCTGTTATAAACCTTTAGGTTGTATGTGCTGGAACCAATGTTGGTGAAAATAGTATCCAGGTAAACAGTGTCTTTTGAAAACTCAAGATTACCAGTACTTGGAGAAAACTCAAAATCTTTACGGCATGAACTCCAAAGCATTAAAAATCCTATGGTTAAAATAAAGTATAAGTAACGTTTCATTAAAAGGAAAAGTTTTGATGGCTAAAAATATAACTTTTGAAGCTAAGATTTAGTATAATACTCTTTATTTTAATCGAAGAAAAGTTCTCCGAGGCCCTGCCTTGGGGTTTCCGTTGAAATTGTCATTCCCGTAAAAACGGGAATCTAAATAAAAGAATTTTGATTTTTGACCAGAAAGGTCAAAACCTGTGCTCAACTTGATTGGGTATAAAACGAGCGAAATACCTCTATGACTCTGCCTCGAGGATAGTTCGTTTCAAGAAATTCTTTATTTGAAAAAAAAGGGGACTTACTTTTTTTTAGATGCTTCAATTATTTTTAGAAATGAGTTGCTATAGTTTACCAAGCTATCTAAAAGTATGATTTCACTTTCGTTTTTGAGTAATTCTTTATCTAGATTTTTAGTTTCGCAATATTCAAAAAAGAGTTGTTTGCGGTCTTTGGGTATTGTTAAATTATTAGTAAGCAATTCATCATTGAAAAAGGGGCTATTGGAAAATAAGGAATCTAAGGCTTTATGTGATATAGGAACTATAGATACGTTTTTTCCTTTTTTCTTGAAAAGTTTACCAATTAATCCTATGACTCTAACAACATCAAGCCCATATTTAGAAGAGGTGCCGTATAGATGAGGGTTAGATTTTATGTCTTTAGCGATTTGTTCTTTTAGCCCGGCTTTTTCTTTGGAGGGATTAAACGCTTTCGGTTTTATATTATTTTGTATTAGTATTTCATTAAGTCTGTTTATGGTTTTTCTCAACTCAATAACCATAATACCATTAAAATGAGACTTGGTAAGTTTTATAATTTTTTTATTATGGAATATAGAATGAAATGAAAGGGTATCACCCATATTCGCTTGAATGGTAAAGCTGCCATAGTTATCTGTATACGTCCTTGTTTTTTTACTAAGGTTAAAAACGTCTATGCCTTTAACGGTTGTGTCGCTATCATAGACTTTTCCTGTTATATTTTGAGAAAATATTGAAAATGGCAAAAGAATAAAAATGAAGTATTTCATTTTTGTTTTAATGATTGTCGTTTCTCAAATTAAAGTGTTTTATAACTTAAATAGTTGGCATTTAAGATACTTTAACTATAGTTTTAATGAACTCTTAACGTTTCATACCATAAAATGAAATAAAAGAGGCTGTCTAAAAAATGTCATTCTGAATATTACCTTCTAAACAAAATATATTTTGTTTAGAAGGTAGCTGCGAAGCTGTGAAGAATCTCTTTAAAACATAATATGTTGATTTATAAAATGATAAGATTCTTCACTATGTTCTGAATGACAAAATATATTACTTTTTAGACAGCCTCTTAAAAACTTCGCTATTAATCGAGAGAAAATTAAACCAAATCCTTAATCATTTTTGTTGCAATTTCAGCGGTAATATCACGTTGCGGAGAGCCAAACATTTCATAGCCTACCATAAATTTCTTTACAGTGGCACTTCTTAACAACGGTGGATAAAAACTCATGTGCCAATGCCAGTGTATATTTGCGTTTCCATCGGTTGGAGCTTGGTGTATACCACTAGAATAGGGGAACGATGTGTTAAATAATTTATCGTATGCTTTTGTTATTACTGATATAGCTTCAGCGTAGTCTAAAGCTTCAGCATCATTTAGTTCTAAAATATTTGATTGTTGCTTTTTAGGTACAATCATAGTCTCGAACGGCCATACTGCCCAAAAAGGAATTAATACAACAAACGAATCATTTTCAAAAATAATACGCTCTTGCTTTTCTAATTCTTGTGCTAAATAATCACCTAGAAGGCTGCTACTATTTTTGTTGTAATAGGCTAGCTGCTGTGTGTTTTTTTTATCAACTTCATTGGGAAGTGTAGACTGGCTCCAAATTTGTCCATGTGGGTGTGGGTTACTACATCCCATCACAGCGCCTTTGTTTTCAAATATTTGAACGTAATTAATATTGGGATTTTCTGAGAGTTCTTTGAATTCTTTTTGCCAAGCGAAAACGACTTTCAGAATGTCTTTAGTATCCATATTTGCTAAGCTTTTTGAGTGATCCGGACTAAAGCAAATAACTTTGCATATTCCGGTTTCACTTTCGGCTACTAACAAGCCATCTTGTACTGAAAAAGATTTAGAATCTTTTTGCAAGGCAGCAAAATCGTTTGTAAAAACAAATACATCTTGATACTTTGGATTTATTTCGCCATTAATTCTGGTATTGCCTGCACATAAATAACAGGTTTCATCATAAGTTGGTCTAACAGTATTAGATATTGCTTCATTTTGTCCTTGCCATGGTCGTTTTGCACGATGTGGCGATACTAGAACCCATTCACCAGTAAGTATATTAAAACGTTTATGCGAATAGTCTTGTAAATCTGTATGGTTCATTTTTAATAAATTGTAATTTATTATTTTACTAAGTGTGTGCCTTCAGATAGTTTTATAAAGTATACAGAACAGGCTTTGTTAAATTCCCTTTTATAAGCTATAGATGCGGCTTCTCCAAAAGCTTTGGCTTCACTTTTTGTTACTAAATTAATGGTACAACCACCAAATCCGCCACCCATCATTCTGGCTCCCAAAACCTGATCGTCTGCTTTTGCTAAGTTTACTAGAAAATCCAATTCATCACAACTTACTTTGTATTGATGTTGTAAGCCATCATGTGATTGAAAAATCAAAGCCCCTAATGTGTCCAAATCATTATCTTCAATAGCTTTTGACGCCTTTATAGCTCTATTGTTTTCTTGGATGACATATAGTGCCTTTTGATAATTTTCGGGGGTTACTTTGTCTTTTATGGCTTCTAAATCAGTTTCGGTAGCATCTCTTAATGCTTTTATTCCAAGTAATTCTGCGATGCTTTCACAAGCAGAACGTCTGTCATTATAGGCACTATCGGATAAACTATGCTTTACATTAGTATTAATGAGCATGAGTTGATGGTCTTTAAAATCTATCTTATAAGGTTTAGATTCTACCGTTCTACAATCTAAAAGTAATGCGTTGTTTTTGATGCCGAACATACTGGCATATTGATCCATAATCCCACATTTTACACCCACATAATTATGCTCTGCTTTTTGTGATATTAAAATCATTTCGTGCTTTGTTAATCCTAAATCAAATAACTCATTTAAGCCAAAAACAACGCTGTTTTCTAATGCTGCAGATGACGACATGCCAGCACCTCCTGGGATATCTCCCTTAAAAACAATATTAAAATTACCTACGACTTTGTTTCTATTTTGTATTTCGGAAACAACACCAAATACATAATTTTCCCAGCTGCCTTCAGCAGATGGTTTTAATTTATCTAATTCAAACTCAATACGACTGTTCATATCCAATGCATATGCGGTAGATCTATTTGTGTCGCTCTTTTGTATAGCAGCAGCAATACCTTTATCTACTGCTGCAGGAAACACAAACCCATCGTTATAATCTGTATGCTCCCCAATAATATTAATTCGCCCTGGGGAAAAAATAAGAATAGGTTCGGTTTTAAATGTTTCTATGAATGTTGTTTTTACATCATTAATCAATATAGCACTCATTTTAGTATATGTTATTTTATTTTTAAACTCCAGTTAATATGATAAGTATCATTTGCATCTAAAACCTCTAGCCCTATATTATTATTAAAACTGTCTGAAACTCCTGTTGTAGGTTCAATAGCTATTGTATTTAATTTAGAAGGGGTATAAGCCTGGAGGAAATTATTCTTTGCAGAAGATCTCATTATTAATTGATATTTTGGAGTGTTGAATGTCACCTCATTTGAATTCAAAATCCAACAATCATCCAATGGTTTATCTTCAATATTAAATGCATCTTTTAATTCGAAATCTTCAACACCAGTAGTGATGTTTCTTTCACCTAAAACTATTTTTTTAGTACTATTAAAATCTAGTGAGCTATTGAATAAGTTGTCACTTAAAAAATAAGGATGCCATCCTAAAGTATAAGGAAATGCTTTCGAATCTGTATTTTTTACAGATACATTTAAACTTAAGTTATTTGAAGTGAAAATATATTTTAACTGAATAGTATAGGTATAAGGAAATCCAATAGATAATTCAGTTTCGTTGTATTCTAGTAAAATAGATGCTGAATCATTACTAGTTTCTTGATTTATAATTTGAAACGTTTTATTGTAAACCAATCCATGAAGTGCATTATTTTCTTCTTTTTGGTTTATCTCAAATTGAAACGCTTTATTGTTAAAAGTATATACGCCATCTTTAATTCTGTTAGCAAAAGGAAATAAAATTGAAGAAGCATAGGTGTTGGCATAAGTTAATGGCGATAAATCTTTTATAATGGCATGCCCTTTTAATGTTAACTCTTGCAAACTGGCCCCGGAATTAAGGTGGATTTTTCCATATACCTTGTTTTCGGAGTTTTCAACCTCTAAAAGATTTAAAGCTTTATTGTGATTAATTTTGTACACTATTTTTTTTATAATGAGTTTCTGATAATTAGTCTGTTAGGATTCTCTATCTTAACTTTTTCTTTATTAGTTATCATTTCTGCTAAACGTTGTCCCATCCTATTAAAATCTGTAGAAATGGTTGTAATACCACCTTCTACAATTTCTTTAAGTAAGGTGTCATTGTACGAAATAATACCAATATCTTTTGCCAGTGAAAAGTTTTTACTTTTCATTTTTTTTATAATTTGGAGTAAGCTTTTATCATCTGGCATGATGTATAATTCTCCCTTTATTAAAACTTTATTTGTTAGTGAATTTATAACTTCAAAAGGTATTTCATTTTCTTTACAAAAGGAACTAAACCCTTTTAGCATACCTTGAGGTTGTTTGTCTTCAGAAAAAATTAGAATTATTTTTTCGTATTTCCTTATGAGATGTAATGCTTTAGTGAGATTATTAAAAATGGCTTTTTCAAAGTTTTGATAAATGGCCGAATATTCTAATAAGTCTTTATGTACTTGGTCTAAAATATAGACCTTATCGCTTGGTAATTTTTTTATATCCTTGTTTGTATTTGTCAAGTTTGCTGGCATGATTACATAATAGTTGTAGTCACCAACGTTATCATTAATTAACTTGCTAAAAAAGTTTTCGTTGAAATGATGGAAAAAAATATCTACTTGAATATTACCTCCTAAATTTTCTAAAAACGAATTATATAAATCTTCTTTAAAGGCATTTAATTCATCAAAAAGCAAAAATATCTTTTGGGTAACGTTTATATTTTCACTAGCTATATAATATCCTTTTCCAACTACAGATTGAATGATACCTCTGTTTTTTAACTCATTAAACGCCATTAAAACAGTATCTCTCGAAAGCTTATGGGTGTCTTTAATACTATTAATAGAAGGAATTTGATCTCCTTTTTTTAAAGCACCAGAAAGGATAGCATCTTCAATGGAGTTGATTATTTGCTTGTATTTTGGAACGCCTATTTTTTTCTTGATCTTTATCATATACCACTACAAATGTATCATTATTTTTTTAAAAAAACCTACTAGACCCTACTAGTTTGGTTTTTTTAAGGCAAGCATGCATTATTTCTAAATTTAATCTTTATATTTGAGTCTTAAATATTAATTAATCAAAATAATTTATTTTACTATGACAGCAGGATTCGAAATGTGGGACTATGTAGTCTTTATAGCCTACGCCATTTTAATTTTAGGAGTAGGGTTGTGGGTATCTAGAGATAAAGAAGGGCATCAAAAAAATGCCGAAGATTATTTCTTAGCAAGTAAATCTTTGCCATGGTGGGCCATTGGTACATCACTAATTGCAGCAAATATTTCAGCAGAACAGTTTATTGGAATGTCAGGATCCGGATTTGCTTTAGGGCTTGCGATTGCGTCTTATGAGTGGATGGCAGCTTTAACTCTAATCATTGTCGGTAAATATTTCTTGCCAATTTTTATAGAAAAAGGCTTATATACGATTCCCGAGTTTGTTGAAAAACGATTTTCAACGAATTTAAAAACGATACTAGCTGTATTTTGGTTAGCACTTTACATTTTTGTAAATCTAGCTTCAGTGCTATATTTAGGAGGGTTGGCTATAGAAACTATTATGGGGGTTGATATGATGTATGCTATTATTGGTTTAGCGTTATTTGCCGCAGCCTATTCTTTATATGGAGGCTTATCCGCTGTTGCCTGGACCGATGTTATACAAGTTGTATTTTTAGTATTAGGAGGTTTGTTTACTACTTATTTAGCATTGAATACGGTATCTGGAGGCGAAGGTGTTTTAGCAGGGTTCTCTAAAGTTGTAGAAGCGGCTCCCGAAAAATTTCATATGATACTAGAAGAAAGTAATGACAACTATATAAATCTACCTGGTATATGGGTATTAATAGGGGGCTTATGGGTCGCTAATTTATACTATTGGGGTTTCAATCAATATATTATACAAAGGACTTTAGCAGCTAAATCTTTAAAAGAGTCTCAAAAAGGGATTTTATTGGCAGCGTTTTTAAAACTTATCATTCCATTAATTGTAGTTGTTCCTGGTATTGCAGCTTATGTTATGGTAAACGATCCTTCGATTATGGCTAATTTGGGAGAGGCAGGAATGTTAAATTTGCCAACAACAGAGCAAGCAGATAAAGCATATCCTTGGTTGTTACAGTTTTTGCCAACAGGACTTAAAGGTATTGCTTTTGCTGCTTTAGCTGCTGCTATTGTATCTTCTTTAGCTTCTATGTTAAATTCAACATCAACCATTTTTACTATGGATATATACAAGCAATATGTTAATAAAAATGCTGATGATAAAACGACCGTAAATGTTGGACGTATTTCTGCAGCAGTAGCTTTAATAATTGCCGTCATTGTTGCGCCGCTTTTAGGAGGTATCGATCAGGCATTTCAGTTCATTCAGGAATACACGGGCATTGTGAGTCCGGGTATATTAGCCGTGTTTATTTTAGGTTTATTCTGGAAAAAAACCACGAATAATGCTGCCATTTGGGGAGCCGTCTTATCTATTCCAATTGCATTGGCACTTAAATTCTTACCTATTCCAATATTTGAGCCATGGATGCATCAAATGGGGATAACAACGTTATTAACGATGCTAGTTATAGTCGTATTAAGTAATATGCAAAATAAAGGAGCAGAAGACCCTAAAGGTATTCCGCTTACTAAAGAATTATTTAAAACGACACCATTATTTAATATTGGTTCGTTTGCAATTATGATTATACTAACCGTTTTATACGCTTTATTTTGGTAGTCAAATAAATAGATATCTATAAAAAACACCATTTAAATGGTGTTTTTTATTATATATTAATTTGAAAATAATTAGAATAAATGAATAATTAAAGCTAGAACCAAGGTTTTTAAAGTATTATGAATTATTGATAAAATTTATGAACATTTCTTTTGGTTAGATATGTAGTTAATTTTATATTTGCACACCAGAAATCGGAAATGTTTTCTTTTAGGGCTCTTAGCTCAGCTGGATAGAGCACCTCCCTTCTAAGGAGGCGGTCGAAGGTTCGAATCCTTCAGGGCTCACGAAAAGCTTCACTTGAAAAGGTGAGGCTTTTTTGTTTAATATATTTTGTAGTACTTGACAAGCTTTTATAAGAAATAACGTATCAAAAACAAAAGAGATCATGCCTAATTGTTGTGTTTAAGCAAAAATTCTAGTTAATCTAACGTGTTTTTAAATTAAATGGGATCAATCCCAAAAGTTGTGTGTGAATTGAAATAAGAATAATATTTTTGCACAAAAAAGCCTCTTGGATCCATACATTGACCTACTGAAAGTTCTCTTGGGATTGATCCATCATTAGGTTGGTTAATAGTAAATTCTAGTACTACTTCTTTTGGAGGTAAATATTTTTCATCATCGTATACCATAAATTCTACCTTAGTGTTT
This window harbors:
- a CDS encoding DUF2264 domain-containing protein; translated protein: MKKKLVLVLLSMIPFLNFAQNDRAIWVNEMVKMADPVLVSLSEGKLKENMPTEQSSFEYGDRSSFAHLEAFGRLMAGMAPWLELGKDSTDEGQLRKKYIELTHKAIRNAVDPESSDYMNFSNGNQPLVDVAFLAQAFIRAPNEMWEPLDDDTKRMVIEAFKKSRTISDIPYNNWLLFAASVEAFMIKFTDDADYVRIEYALQKHMEWYVGDGLYADGKYYHWDYYNSFVIHPMLIDILSVLQGTKYRLKSLNETVLKRAQRYGEILERQISPIGTFPIVGRSTVYRFGVFQALSQLVLLEKLPVKLSEGQVRSGLTAVLKKLQNAKGLYDKNGWLQIGVFGHQPDMAEPYISTGSLYLTSLGFLSLGLPEHHSFWTAAPEDWTSVKIWGGNPSVKRDKYSN
- a CDS encoding LacI family DNA-binding transcriptional regulator, translated to MKKNKITIHDISKHIRVDSSATSRALNDSVRVSKKTKTLILNTTSEMGYQRNLLASNLRKRVTNTIGVVPGISRHFFFN
- a CDS encoding ligand-binding sensor domain-containing protein; this encodes MKLKKYIALMLFCLFIGFVFSQDQEQGINYKALKFKNFSLKEGLSQSSVLCILQDKKGFLWFGTRDGLNKYDGNEFKVFRHNSQDSTSLSHNFIKALYEDIKGNLWVGTIDGLNKFNPETNSFERYVIKTEKKGLDNFEVWSIVEDKEAYLWLGTSLGIKKIDTKEGVFVKAVYDESDKKLFTTPTRSLLITHNNELWIKTTEHIGAYNLKTQVAKYYPYPDNSVTELNKSNVSALYQDKKNNIWLGFKNGLALLNKEIDSFEFFSLKSKKNKAIKDHVRSICEDYLGIFGLEHTMDFMFKSK
- a CDS encoding UDP-glucose--hexose-1-phosphate uridylyltransferase, translated to MNHTDLQDYSHKRFNILTGEWVLVSPHRAKRPWQGQNEAISNTVRPTYDETCYLCAGNTRINGEINPKYQDVFVFTNDFAALQKDSKSFSVQDGLLVAESETGICKVICFSPDHSKSLANMDTKDILKVVFAWQKEFKELSENPNINYVQIFENKGAVMGCSNPHPHGQIWSQSTLPNEVDKKNTQQLAYYNKNSSSLLGDYLAQELEKQERIIFENDSFVVLIPFWAVWPFETMIVPKKQQSNILELNDAEALDYAEAISVITKAYDKLFNTSFPYSSGIHQAPTDGNANIHWHWHMSFYPPLLRSATVKKFMVGYEMFGSPQRDITAEIATKMIKDLV
- the galK gene encoding galactokinase, which codes for MSAILINDVKTTFIETFKTEPILIFSPGRINIIGEHTDYNDGFVFPAAVDKGIAAAIQKSDTNRSTAYALDMNSRIEFELDKLKPSAEGSWENYVFGVVSEIQNRNKVVGNFNIVFKGDIPGGAGMSSSAALENSVVFGLNELFDLGLTKHEMILISQKAEHNYVGVKCGIMDQYASMFGIKNNALLLDCRTVESKPYKIDFKDHQLMLINTNVKHSLSDSAYNDRRSACESIAELLGIKALRDATETDLEAIKDKVTPENYQKALYVIQENNRAIKASKAIEDNDLDTLGALIFQSHDGLQHQYKVSCDELDFLVNLAKADDQVLGARMMGGGFGGCTINLVTKSEAKAFGEAASIAYKREFNKACSVYFIKLSEGTHLVK
- a CDS encoding aldose 1-epimerase, whose amino-acid sequence is MYKINHNKALNLLEVENSENKVYGKIHLNSGASLQELTLKGHAIIKDLSPLTYANTYASSILFPFANRIKDGVYTFNNKAFQFEINQKEENNALHGLVYNKTFQIINQETSNDSASILLEYNETELSIGFPYTYTIQLKYIFTSNNLSLNVSVKNTDSKAFPYTLGWHPYFLSDNLFNSSLDFNSTKKIVLGERNITTGVEDFELKDAFNIEDKPLDDCWILNSNEVTFNTPKYQLIMRSSAKNNFLQAYTPSKLNTIAIEPTTGVSDSFNNNIGLEVLDANDTYHINWSLKIK
- a CDS encoding GntR family transcriptional regulator, with protein sequence MIKIKKKIGVPKYKQIINSIEDAILSGALKKGDQIPSINSIKDTHKLSRDTVLMAFNELKNRGIIQSVVGKGYYIASENINVTQKIFLLFDELNAFKEDLYNSFLENLGGNIQVDIFFHHFNENFFSKLINDNVGDYNYYVIMPANLTNTNKDIKKLPSDKVYILDQVHKDLLEYSAIYQNFEKAIFNNLTKALHLIRKYEKIILIFSEDKQPQGMLKGFSSFCKENEIPFEVINSLTNKVLIKGELYIMPDDKSLLQIIKKMKSKNFSLAKDIGIISYNDTLLKEIVEGGITTISTDFNRMGQRLAEMITNKEKVKIENPNRLIIRNSL
- a CDS encoding sodium/sugar symporter, producing MTAGFEMWDYVVFIAYAILILGVGLWVSRDKEGHQKNAEDYFLASKSLPWWAIGTSLIAANISAEQFIGMSGSGFALGLAIASYEWMAALTLIIVGKYFLPIFIEKGLYTIPEFVEKRFSTNLKTILAVFWLALYIFVNLASVLYLGGLAIETIMGVDMMYAIIGLALFAAAYSLYGGLSAVAWTDVIQVVFLVLGGLFTTYLALNTVSGGEGVLAGFSKVVEAAPEKFHMILEESNDNYINLPGIWVLIGGLWVANLYYWGFNQYIIQRTLAAKSLKESQKGILLAAFLKLIIPLIVVVPGIAAYVMVNDPSIMANLGEAGMLNLPTTEQADKAYPWLLQFLPTGLKGIAFAALAAAIVSSLASMLNSTSTIFTMDIYKQYVNKNADDKTTVNVGRISAAVALIIAVIVAPLLGGIDQAFQFIQEYTGIVSPGILAVFILGLFWKKTTNNAAIWGAVLSIPIALALKFLPIPIFEPWMHQMGITTLLTMLVIVVLSNMQNKGAEDPKGIPLTKELFKTTPLFNIGSFAIMIILTVLYALFW